Proteins encoded by one window of Gemmatimonadota bacterium:
- a CDS encoding cytochrome c-type biogenesis protein CcmH, with product MRRTALFFILPVLVFLATPDTAVSQVEAVVDEGREQIAASVEELLIAPCCWRAPLSQHYSGTAERMKEDLREMLANGRTQEEILDHYKAKYGERILSSPPNAGFNRLAYLFTPLMFLVGGGVIFITLRRWRTGRLSRGDAEGSASTGTDPRHRDRIDAELNAYD from the coding sequence ATGCGACGCACCGCACTCTTCTTCATACTTCCGGTACTCGTATTTCTGGCAACTCCCGACACAGCCGTTTCACAGGTTGAAGCTGTCGTGGACGAAGGCCGGGAACAGATCGCCGCGTCCGTCGAGGAGTTGTTGATCGCGCCGTGCTGCTGGCGCGCTCCGCTGAGCCAGCACTACTCGGGTACCGCGGAAAGGATGAAAGAGGATCTTCGGGAAATGCTCGCAAACGGGAGGACGCAAGAAGAGATCCTCGATCATTACAAGGCCAAGTACGGAGAACGCATCCTTTCCTCCCCGCCCAATGCCGGATTCAACCGGCTGGCCTATCTCTTCACGCCGCTCATGTTCCTCGTCGGCGGCGGGGTCATCTTCATCACGCTGCGCCGGTGGCGGACCGGACGGCTGAGTCGCGGTGATGCCGAAGGTTCCGCAAGTACAGGCACCGATCCCCGGCACAGAGACCGCATCGACGCCGAACTGAACGCCTACGACTGA